Proteins co-encoded in one Bradyrhizobium sp. 170 genomic window:
- the dctA gene encoding C4-dicarboxylate transporter DctA produces MPNILKSLFFQVAIALGLGIALGMAYPDVALQMKPLGDGFIKLIKMLVPVIVFCVVVHGIAAAGDLSKVGRVGVRALIYFEVITTIALVLGIALAYCFEPGVGMNIDPKTLDAKALSGFSQTAAQVAGGGVSEFLMKLIPSTVVGAFTTGDILQVLIVSIMFGCAVSLCGERARPVADFIGRVSDIVFKMMNFVVRLAPLGVFGAIAFTVGKYGIGSLKQLGGLVALFYLAVAVFVVVVLGAVMRFSGFSLFKLLRYFREELTIVLGTAAGDSVLPQTMRKLELLGIKPSTVGLVIPTGYSFNLDAFSIYLTLAAVFIAQATNTPLATGDLLAILGIALLTSKGAHGVPGSAIVVLAATLAAIPAIPAIGLVLLLSVDWFIGIARALGNYVGNCVATVAVASWEGDIDREKAHRVLNGEAAAIDIDISVDPVGIDVSGAQLQTS; encoded by the coding sequence GTGCCAAACATACTCAAGTCACTCTTCTTCCAGGTCGCCATTGCGCTCGGACTGGGTATTGCACTCGGCATGGCCTACCCGGATGTCGCCCTTCAGATGAAACCGCTGGGCGACGGCTTCATCAAGCTCATCAAGATGCTTGTTCCGGTGATCGTGTTCTGTGTCGTCGTGCACGGGATCGCCGCTGCGGGGGATCTGTCGAAGGTTGGACGGGTCGGGGTGCGCGCGCTCATATACTTCGAGGTCATAACGACGATTGCCTTGGTGCTCGGCATTGCGCTCGCCTATTGCTTCGAGCCCGGCGTTGGAATGAACATCGATCCGAAGACGCTGGATGCAAAGGCGCTGAGCGGCTTCAGTCAGACGGCAGCCCAGGTTGCCGGCGGCGGCGTCTCGGAATTCCTCATGAAGCTCATTCCTTCGACCGTGGTCGGAGCGTTCACGACCGGTGACATCCTGCAGGTATTGATCGTCTCGATCATGTTTGGCTGCGCCGTCTCCCTGTGCGGCGAGCGGGCCAGGCCGGTGGCGGATTTCATCGGACGCGTGAGCGACATCGTCTTCAAGATGATGAATTTCGTCGTCAGGCTGGCGCCGCTCGGCGTCTTTGGGGCGATTGCATTTACCGTCGGCAAATACGGCATCGGCTCGCTCAAGCAACTCGGCGGTCTCGTCGCACTGTTCTATCTGGCCGTGGCCGTCTTTGTCGTCGTGGTGCTGGGCGCGGTCATGCGTTTTTCCGGCTTCAGCCTGTTCAAGCTGCTGCGCTACTTCCGCGAGGAGCTGACGATTGTTCTTGGCACGGCTGCCGGAGACAGCGTGCTGCCACAGACCATGCGGAAGCTCGAGCTGCTCGGCATCAAGCCGTCGACCGTTGGGCTGGTCATTCCGACCGGATACTCGTTCAATCTCGATGCGTTCTCGATCTATCTGACGCTGGCCGCGGTATTCATTGCCCAGGCCACCAACACGCCGCTGGCGACGGGCGATCTTCTGGCCATTCTCGGCATTGCGCTCCTGACCTCGAAAGGTGCTCACGGAGTCCCGGGCTCGGCCATCGTTGTCCTTGCGGCGACACTCGCGGCGATTCCGGCCATTCCCGCCATCGGGTTGGTGCTGCTGTTGTCGGTGGACTGGTTCATCGGTATCGCGCGCGCGCTGGGCAACTATGTCGGAAACTGCGTTGCCACGGTTGCCGTTGCCTCATGGGAAGGCGACATCGATCGGGAAAAAGCGCATCGTGTCCTGAACGGCGAGGCCGCTGCCATCGATATCGACATATCGGTCGATCCCGTCGGTATCGATGTATCCGGCGCGCAGCTTCAGACGTCCTGA
- a CDS encoding ureidoglycolate lyase: MLALSISPLTKAGFAPFGEVVETADVKPKLINEGFAERFDDLAGIDVATEGGEVNVSLFMGSARPAPLVIKLMERHPLGSQLFMPLSGARWLVVVCTDPDIPSSYRAFAASGRQGVNYARNCWHHPLLVVGDASPFLVIDRKGTGGNLEERWLEAANWLHVASYGAAEANPDITAKQG, translated from the coding sequence ATGTTAGCGCTTTCGATTTCGCCTTTGACGAAGGCGGGGTTTGCGCCATTCGGCGAGGTGGTCGAGACCGCAGACGTGAAGCCGAAGTTGATCAATGAAGGCTTTGCGGAGCGTTTTGACGACCTGGCCGGCATTGACGTCGCCACGGAAGGTGGAGAGGTCAACGTCAGTCTGTTCATGGGCTCGGCAAGGCCAGCTCCGCTCGTCATCAAGCTCATGGAGCGCCACCCGCTGGGCAGCCAATTGTTCATGCCGTTGAGCGGAGCGCGATGGCTGGTGGTCGTGTGCACCGATCCGGACATCCCTTCAAGCTACCGGGCATTTGCCGCGTCGGGACGACAGGGCGTGAACTACGCGAGAAACTGCTGGCACCATCCGCTGCTCGTTGTCGGGGACGCCAGTCCGTTCCTTGTGATCGACCGAAAGGGCACGGGCGGCAACCTCGAGGAAAGGTGGCTTGAAGCGGCAAATTGGCTGCATGTCGCGTCATATGGTGCGGCAGAAGCGAACCCGGACATCACGGCGAAGCAGGGTTAG
- a CDS encoding bifunctional allantoicase/(S)-ureidoglycine aminohydrolase, with amino-acid sequence MSSRTYHVPPGGHPAQTELLTGRAVFTDAYAVIPKGVIRDIVTSYLPHWDKTRVWVLARPLSGFAETFSHYLIDVAPGGGSESPEPDAGAEGALFVVGGELSLRLAGTEHLLRPGGFAYLPPGSSWSVQNRGSGSVHFHWIRKLYQRVPDIAVPDAFVTNENAIAPTPMPHTDGRWATTRFVDPSDIRHDMHITIVTFEPGASIPFAETHVMEHGLYVLEGKAVYRLNQDWVEVEAGDYMWLRAFCPQACYAGGPERFRYLLYKDVNRHMDLRALRSPAGSEARLV; translated from the coding sequence ATGTCATCTCGAACCTATCACGTGCCGCCGGGAGGGCATCCGGCCCAGACCGAGCTCCTGACCGGCCGGGCGGTCTTCACGGATGCGTATGCGGTGATACCAAAGGGCGTGATCCGCGACATCGTGACCAGTTATCTTCCGCACTGGGACAAGACGCGCGTTTGGGTGCTGGCTCGACCGCTGTCCGGCTTTGCCGAAACATTCTCGCACTACCTCATCGACGTGGCGCCGGGCGGAGGAAGTGAATCGCCGGAACCCGATGCGGGAGCGGAGGGTGCGCTGTTCGTCGTCGGGGGAGAGCTGTCCCTGAGGCTTGCCGGAACCGAACATTTGCTGCGGCCCGGCGGCTTTGCCTACCTGCCTCCCGGGAGTTCCTGGAGCGTGCAGAACCGCGGCTCCGGTTCAGTGCATTTTCATTGGATCCGGAAGCTGTATCAGCGTGTGCCTGATATCGCGGTGCCCGATGCCTTTGTCACCAACGAAAACGCCATTGCGCCGACGCCGATGCCTCACACGGACGGCAGGTGGGCAACGACGCGTTTCGTCGATCCATCCGATATCAGACATGACATGCACATTACGATCGTGACTTTCGAACCTGGTGCGTCGATCCCGTTCGCAGAGACCCATGTGATGGAACACGGCCTCTATGTTCTGGAAGGCAAGGCCGTCTACCGGCTCAACCAGGATTGGGTTGAGGTCGAAGCCGGAGATTATATGTGGCTCCGCGCCTTTTGCCCTCAGGCCTGCTACGCCGGCGGCCCGGAACGCTTCCGCTACCTGCTGTATAAAGACGTGAACCGGCACATGGATCTGCGCGCCCTGAGATCGCCGGCGGGCTCTGAAGCCAGGCTGGTCTGA
- a CDS encoding response regulator transcription factor encodes MITESKKRDVALVVDDSPETLRLLTDALDGAGMTVMVALDGAAAMRIVDQITPDIVLLDAVMPGLDGFETCKRLKRDAGLDHVPIIFMTGLAETEHIVRGLEAGGVDYVTKPIAVEEMLARIRVHLANARLTQSARAALDVSGRYLLAVNSAGKIMWATPQAQKLLSDTLSPDRDDDVVLPEPIPQWLDQARKGKAGSKAAIMAALPGNEQLRLQYMGRLGANEFLLRLAKDSGADTPAEFSSELGLTAREGEVLSWLSKGKTNRDIAQILGLSPRTVDKHLEQIYSKLGVENRTAAAAIAVNAKHRKS; translated from the coding sequence ATGATCACTGAATCAAAAAAGCGCGACGTCGCCCTCGTCGTCGATGATTCGCCGGAGACCCTGCGGCTGCTCACCGACGCGCTCGACGGCGCCGGCATGACGGTCATGGTCGCGCTCGACGGCGCGGCCGCGATGCGGATCGTCGACCAGATCACGCCTGACATCGTACTGCTCGACGCGGTCATGCCCGGATTGGACGGTTTTGAAACCTGCAAGCGGCTGAAGCGCGACGCCGGCCTCGACCACGTTCCTATCATCTTCATGACGGGACTGGCCGAAACCGAGCATATCGTGCGCGGCCTGGAGGCCGGCGGCGTCGACTACGTCACCAAGCCGATTGCGGTCGAGGAGATGCTGGCGCGCATCCGCGTCCACCTCGCCAATGCGCGGCTGACCCAGAGCGCCCGCGCAGCCCTCGATGTTTCCGGCCGCTATCTGCTGGCCGTCAACAGCGCGGGCAAGATCATGTGGGCGACGCCGCAGGCGCAGAAATTGCTGTCGGATACGCTTAGCCCCGATCGCGACGACGATGTCGTGTTGCCGGAGCCGATCCCGCAATGGCTCGATCAGGCCCGCAAAGGCAAGGCCGGATCGAAGGCCGCCATCATGGCCGCGCTTCCCGGCAACGAGCAGCTTCGGCTGCAGTACATGGGCAGACTGGGCGCGAACGAATTCCTGCTGCGGCTTGCCAAGGATTCAGGTGCCGACACACCAGCGGAATTTTCGAGCGAACTTGGCCTTACGGCCCGCGAGGGCGAGGTGCTGTCGTGGCTGTCCAAGGGCAAGACCAACCGCGACATCGCGCAGATTCTGGGCCTGAGCCCGCGCACCGTCGACAAGCATCTCGAGCAGATCTATTCGAAACTCGGCGTCGAGAACCGCACCGCGGCGGCTGCGATCGCGGTGAACGCAAAGCATCGAAAATCCTGA
- a CDS encoding ATP-binding protein, with protein sequence MAGRQRIDRVRRQYNQWVANQTLEDYALRFTAKSARRWSAARVANTALGAISFLALEAIGGTITLNYGAANATAAILVVSVIIFFCGLPIAYHAAKCGIDIDLLTRGAGFGYIGSTITSLIYASFTFIFFALEAVIMAAALEMCFGIPRPIGYLISAVVIIPLVTYGITLISRFQLWTQPLWVVLHILPFVAIAWANPHSFTEWRKFAGEHGDPSGHLDLLLFGTAASVVFSLVAQIGEQVDFLRFLPRDRKTSRTSWWIALLSAGPGWIVFGALKLLLGSFLAYFALSHGVSSEHAAEPAHMYLEAFRYVLSQPDLVLALTGTFVILSQIKINVTNAYAGSIAWSNFFSRLTHSHPGRVVWLVFNVMVALLLMEIGVYKALEQTLALYSNVAIAWVGALVADLVINKPLRLRPQHIEFKRAHLYDINPVGVGAMTIATIVSISAFYGLFGPTAKALSAFVALAVAFVTAPLIAWATDGKYYIARKPKRSWQNLEAIQCCICEHSFEPEDMASCPAYAGPICSLCCSLDARCHDLCKPHARAGAQVSEALGKLLPEPIYARINSQFGHYLGVFAVSAGLVGLTLGLIYLQTSAAIPVDGFALSDVLWKVFFALTIIIGVVAWLFVLAQQSRRAAEAETRRQTTLLIQEIDAHKRTDAELQRAKEVAESANLAKSRYVVGLSHELRSPLNAISGYAQLLEQDSSLATKPRDQVRVVRRSADHLSGLIDGILDISKIEAGRLYLSRDEVRLSEFLDQLVGMFRVQAAAKGIDFVFKRPSVLPVVVYADEKRLRQVLINLLSNALKFTQTGSVQFVVHYRSPVAEFEVIDTGPGIQASDLERIFAPFERGALGVSQPQTGTGLGLTISRLLAGVMGGDIRVTSEVGTGSIFRVKILLSEVTNPTRIAPVEAPIFGYHGPRKTILITDDDPTHRDLLREVLAPLGFILLSAPDGPGCLALAQHCRPDLFLLDISMAGMDGWTVAETLRVSGHHQARILMVSASALEAHGAPLAQPFHDGYLMKPIDIPKLVETIRQLLKIEWQYEAEPILQPRWKPETGSRPPVKHVEELIGLGQLGYIRAIQVKLDEIGNDYPQHADFVSQMRSLVDRFDLDQYMATLKTLHSYDH encoded by the coding sequence GTGGCAGGGCGGCAGCGGATTGACCGCGTCAGGCGCCAATACAATCAATGGGTTGCGAACCAGACCCTGGAAGATTACGCGCTGCGCTTCACCGCCAAGAGCGCCCGGCGATGGTCGGCCGCCCGCGTCGCCAATACGGCCCTTGGCGCGATCTCCTTTCTGGCGCTGGAGGCGATCGGCGGCACGATTACGCTGAATTACGGCGCAGCCAACGCCACCGCCGCCATCCTGGTCGTCAGCGTCATCATCTTCTTTTGCGGCCTGCCGATTGCCTACCATGCCGCAAAATGCGGCATCGATATCGACCTGCTGACCCGCGGCGCCGGCTTCGGCTATATCGGCTCGACCATCACCTCGCTGATCTACGCCTCCTTCACCTTCATCTTCTTCGCACTCGAAGCGGTCATCATGGCCGCCGCGCTGGAGATGTGCTTCGGCATCCCGCGCCCGATCGGCTATCTCATCAGCGCCGTCGTCATCATTCCCCTGGTGACCTACGGCATCACCTTGATCAGCCGCTTCCAGCTGTGGACGCAGCCGCTCTGGGTCGTTCTCCACATTCTTCCCTTCGTGGCGATCGCCTGGGCCAACCCGCATTCGTTCACGGAATGGCGCAAATTCGCCGGCGAACATGGCGACCCAAGCGGCCATCTCGATCTGCTGCTGTTCGGCACCGCCGCCTCGGTGGTGTTTTCGCTGGTGGCGCAGATCGGCGAGCAGGTCGACTTCCTGCGGTTTCTGCCGCGCGACCGAAAGACCTCCCGCACCTCATGGTGGATCGCGCTGCTCAGCGCCGGCCCCGGCTGGATCGTCTTTGGCGCACTCAAATTATTGTTGGGCTCGTTCCTCGCCTACTTCGCGCTCAGCCACGGCGTCTCCAGCGAGCACGCCGCCGAGCCCGCGCATATGTATCTCGAAGCGTTTCGTTACGTGCTGTCGCAGCCCGATCTGGTGCTGGCGCTGACCGGCACCTTCGTCATTCTCTCGCAGATCAAGATCAACGTCACCAACGCCTATGCCGGCTCGATCGCCTGGTCGAACTTCTTCTCGCGGCTGACCCACAGCCATCCCGGCCGCGTGGTCTGGCTGGTGTTCAACGTTATGGTGGCGCTGCTCTTGATGGAAATCGGCGTCTACAAGGCGCTGGAGCAGACGCTGGCGCTCTATTCCAACGTCGCAATCGCCTGGGTCGGCGCGCTGGTCGCCGATCTCGTCATCAACAAGCCGCTTAGGCTTCGTCCGCAGCACATCGAGTTCAAGCGCGCGCATCTCTACGACATCAACCCGGTCGGCGTCGGCGCCATGACGATCGCGACCATCGTCTCGATCAGCGCGTTCTACGGCCTGTTCGGACCGACGGCGAAGGCGCTCTCGGCTTTCGTGGCGCTCGCGGTCGCCTTCGTCACCGCGCCGCTGATCGCATGGGCGACCGACGGAAAATATTACATCGCGCGCAAGCCCAAGCGGAGCTGGCAGAATCTCGAAGCGATCCAGTGCTGTATCTGCGAGCATTCATTCGAACCGGAGGACATGGCCTCCTGCCCGGCCTATGCCGGGCCGATCTGTTCGCTGTGCTGTTCGCTCGACGCCCGCTGCCACGATCTCTGCAAGCCGCATGCGCGCGCCGGCGCACAGGTGTCGGAGGCGCTCGGCAAGCTGTTGCCGGAGCCGATCTATGCCCGGATCAACTCGCAGTTCGGGCATTATCTCGGCGTGTTCGCGGTGTCCGCAGGCCTCGTTGGCCTGACGCTCGGGCTGATCTATCTGCAGACATCCGCGGCGATTCCGGTCGACGGTTTTGCGCTATCCGACGTGCTCTGGAAGGTGTTCTTCGCGCTCACCATCATCATCGGCGTGGTGGCATGGCTGTTCGTGCTGGCGCAGCAGAGCCGCCGTGCGGCGGAGGCGGAAACGCGGCGCCAGACCACGCTCTTGATTCAGGAAATCGACGCGCACAAGCGCACCGATGCCGAGCTGCAGCGCGCCAAGGAAGTGGCTGAATCCGCCAACCTCGCCAAGAGCCGGTATGTGGTGGGGCTGAGCCATGAACTGCGATCGCCGCTGAACGCTATCTCTGGCTATGCGCAATTGCTCGAACAGGATTCCAGCCTCGCCACCAAGCCGCGCGATCAGGTGCGCGTGGTCCGCCGCAGCGCCGACCATCTGTCGGGGCTGATCGACGGCATTTTGGACATTTCCAAGATCGAGGCCGGCCGGCTCTATTTATCGCGCGACGAGGTGCGCCTGAGCGAATTCCTCGACCAACTCGTCGGCATGTTTCGCGTGCAGGCCGCCGCCAAGGGCATCGACTTCGTTTTCAAGCGGCCATCGGTGCTGCCCGTCGTGGTCTATGCCGATGAAAAGCGCCTGCGCCAGGTTCTGATCAACCTGCTGTCGAATGCGCTAAAATTCACGCAAACCGGCAGCGTGCAATTCGTCGTGCATTACCGCAGCCCGGTCGCGGAGTTCGAGGTGATCGATACCGGCCCCGGCATCCAGGCAAGCGATCTCGAACGCATCTTCGCGCCGTTCGAGCGCGGCGCGCTCGGCGTCTCGCAGCCGCAGACCGGCACGGGTCTCGGGCTGACCATCAGCCGGCTGCTCGCCGGCGTGATGGGCGGCGATATCAGGGTGACGAGCGAGGTCGGCACCGGCAGCATTTTCCGCGTCAAGATCCTGCTGTCGGAAGTCACCAATCCGACGCGGATTGCGCCGGTCGAGGCGCCGATCTTCGGCTATCACGGCCCGCGCAAGACGATCCTGATTACCGACGACGATCCGACCCATCGCGACCTCCTGCGCGAGGTGCTGGCGCCGCTCGGCTTCATTCTCCTGAGCGCGCCCGACGGACCCGGCTGCCTCGCGCTGGCGCAGCACTGCCGGCCTGATTTGTTTCTGCTGGATATCTCGATGGCGGGCATGGACGGCTGGACGGTGGCGGAAACGTTGCGCGTGAGCGGCCATCACCAGGCCCGCATCCTGATGGTGTCGGCGAGCGCGCTGGAGGCCCATGGCGCGCCGCTGGCGCAGCCGTTTCATGACGGCTATCTGATGAAGCCGATAGATATCCCCAAGCTGGTGGAGACGATCCGGCAATTGCTCAAGATCGAATGGCAGTACGAGGCCGAGCCAATACTCCAGCCGCGCTGGAAACCGGAGACCGGCTCGCGGCCGCCGGTCAAGCATGTCGAGGAACTGATCGGGCTCGGGCAACTCGGCTACATCCGCGCGATCCAGGTCAAGCTGGACGAGATCGGCAACGACTATCCCCAGCATGCCGATTTCGTTTCGCAAATGCGCTCGCTGGTCGACCGCTTCGATCTCGATCAGTACATGGCGACCCTGAAAACACTGCACAGCTATGATCACTGA
- the urtA gene encoding urea ABC transporter substrate-binding protein has translation MSDKPNKGLQSPLRRKLLMGAAALPFISMLPRPSFGAGPATSVVNTTGLAVTDTEVTVGILHSATGTMAISETGSIQAEKLAIEQINAAGGVLGRKIKFIQEDGASDWPTFAEKAKKLLVNDKVAAIMGCWTSASRKAVLPVVEQYNGMLYYPTFYEGLEQSKNVIYTGQEATQQILAGLNWIAKEKGAKSFFFIGSDYIWPRTSNKIARKHVENVLKGKVVGEEYYALGSTQFNSVINKIKLTKPDVIFTDVVGGSNVAFYKQLKAAGVDLSKQALLTISVTEDEIDGIGGENIAGAYACMKYFQSLDNANNKAFVPAFKKLWGEKTVIGDVTQAGYLGPWLWKLTCEKAGSFDVDKIAAASPGIEFKEAPEGYVRIHENHHLWSKTRVGKAKLDGQFELIFETADLVEPDPFPKGYQ, from the coding sequence ATGTCAGACAAACCAAACAAGGGCCTGCAGTCGCCGCTACGCCGCAAACTGCTGATGGGCGCGGCGGCATTGCCGTTCATTTCGATGCTTCCCCGGCCGTCATTCGGAGCCGGTCCCGCAACCTCCGTGGTCAACACTACGGGCCTCGCGGTCACCGACACGGAGGTTACCGTCGGTATCCTGCACTCCGCCACCGGAACGATGGCGATCTCGGAGACCGGCTCGATCCAGGCCGAAAAGCTCGCGATCGAACAGATCAACGCCGCCGGCGGCGTGCTCGGGCGCAAGATCAAGTTTATCCAGGAAGACGGCGCCAGCGACTGGCCGACGTTTGCGGAGAAGGCCAAGAAGCTTCTCGTCAACGACAAGGTCGCGGCGATCATGGGCTGCTGGACCTCGGCGTCGCGCAAGGCGGTGCTGCCGGTCGTCGAGCAGTACAACGGCATGCTCTATTATCCGACCTTCTATGAAGGTCTCGAGCAGTCCAAGAACGTCATCTACACCGGCCAGGAGGCAACCCAGCAGATTCTCGCAGGCCTGAACTGGATCGCCAAGGAGAAGGGCGCCAAATCGTTCTTCTTCATCGGTTCGGACTACATCTGGCCGCGCACCTCGAACAAGATCGCACGCAAGCACGTCGAGAACGTGCTGAAGGGCAAGGTCGTCGGCGAGGAATATTACGCGCTCGGCAGCACCCAGTTCAATTCGGTCATTAACAAGATCAAGCTGACCAAGCCCGACGTCATCTTCACCGACGTGGTCGGCGGTTCGAACGTCGCCTTCTACAAGCAGCTCAAGGCGGCCGGCGTCGATCTGTCGAAACAGGCGCTGCTGACGATCTCAGTGACCGAAGACGAAATCGACGGCATCGGCGGCGAAAACATCGCGGGCGCTTATGCCTGCATGAAGTACTTCCAGTCGCTCGACAATGCCAACAACAAGGCGTTCGTTCCCGCCTTCAAGAAGCTGTGGGGCGAGAAGACGGTGATCGGCGACGTGACGCAGGCCGGCTATCTCGGCCCGTGGCTGTGGAAGCTGACCTGCGAGAAGGCCGGCAGCTTCGACGTCGACAAGATCGCAGCCGCTTCGCCAGGCATCGAATTCAAGGAGGCGCCCGAAGGTTACGTGCGCATCCATGAAAACCATCACCTCTGGTCGAAGACCCGGGTCGGCAAGGCCAAGCTCGATGGCCAGTTCGAGCTGATCTTCGAGACCGCCGATCTGGTCGAGCCCGATCCGTTCCCGAAGGGCTACCAGTAG
- the urtB gene encoding urea ABC transporter permease subunit UrtB — MFGEYSIGDLGSIFVMQGFAGLILFSVYVLMALGLAIIFGQMGVINMAHGEFMILGAYVTWMTSNTFQHYLPSLFSGYFFLAMLLAFLASGALGMLVEWALIRHLYKRPLDTLLATWGLSLILQQTYRSVFGPREVGVELPQWMLGSLKVTDSIEVPINGVFVMGLTVLITIVVAYVLYKSRWGRQVRAVVQNRIMAGAVGINTEKVDRYTFGLGCGIAGVAGSAFTMIGSTGPTSGQLYIVDTFLVVVFGGAASLLGTIASAFSISQTQSTLEFFTSGSMAKVLTLLAVVGILMLRPQGLFALKVRK, encoded by the coding sequence ATGTTCGGCGAATATTCGATTGGCGATCTGGGCTCCATCTTCGTCATGCAGGGTTTTGCAGGCCTGATCCTGTTTTCCGTCTACGTTCTGATGGCGCTCGGTCTTGCGATCATCTTCGGCCAGATGGGCGTCATCAACATGGCGCACGGCGAGTTCATGATCCTCGGCGCCTACGTCACCTGGATGACGTCGAACACGTTCCAGCACTATTTGCCTTCGCTGTTCTCCGGATACTTCTTCCTCGCGATGCTGCTGGCGTTTCTGGCGTCGGGCGCGCTGGGGATGCTGGTCGAGTGGGCGCTGATCCGTCATCTCTACAAACGTCCGCTCGATACGCTGCTCGCCACCTGGGGGCTGAGCCTGATCCTGCAGCAGACCTATCGTTCGGTGTTCGGCCCGCGCGAGGTCGGCGTTGAACTGCCGCAATGGATGCTGGGGTCGCTCAAGGTTACCGACAGCATCGAGGTTCCGATCAACGGCGTCTTTGTGATGGGCCTGACCGTGCTGATCACCATCGTGGTCGCTTACGTCCTGTATAAATCCCGCTGGGGCCGCCAGGTCCGCGCCGTGGTGCAGAACCGCATCATGGCCGGCGCCGTCGGCATCAACACCGAGAAGGTCGACCGCTACACCTTCGGCTTGGGCTGCGGCATCGCCGGCGTCGCCGGAAGCGCCTTCACCATGATCGGATCGACCGGGCCCACTTCAGGCCAGCTCTACATCGTCGATACCTTCCTGGTGGTGGTGTTCGGCGGCGCTGCCAGCCTGCTCGGCACCATCGCTTCCGCCTTCTCGATCTCGCAGACCCAATCGACGCTGGAATTCTTCACGTCGGGCTCGATGGCCAAGGTGCTCACGCTGCTCGCTGTGGTCGGAATCCTGATGCTGCGGCCGCAAGGCTTGTTCGCCCTCAAAGTCCGCAAATAA
- the urtC gene encoding urea ABC transporter permease subunit UrtC, protein MITSRFFNRSELIGFIALAAVLFVILPLSLDVFRLNLVAKYLTYAFVAIGLVLCWGYGGILSLGQGVFFGLGGYCMAMFLKLEASSVENTKIQSTPGIPDFMDWNQITSLPLFWQPFHSLTFTIAAIILVPGLFALIIGTAMFKRRVGGTYFAIITQAVAAILTILIVGQQGYTGGINGMTDLRTLKGWDIRPDHAKIILYFVEVVLLFACIGIAQFIRLTKLGRILVAMREQEDRVRFSGYSVANFKIFAFCAAAMFAAIGGAMFALNVGFMSPSFVGIVPSIEMVIYTAVGGRMSIFGAVWGSLLVNFAKTGLSESFPQLWLFGLGALFIAVVLAFPNGLSGIWADYVQPRIDRLLASRKSKPDSPWADNSVADGAPAE, encoded by the coding sequence ATGATCACCTCACGCTTCTTCAATCGATCCGAGCTCATCGGCTTCATTGCGCTGGCCGCGGTCCTGTTCGTGATCCTGCCGCTGTCGCTGGATGTGTTCCGCCTCAACCTGGTCGCGAAATATCTGACCTACGCCTTTGTCGCGATCGGGCTTGTGCTGTGCTGGGGCTATGGCGGCATTCTGAGCCTGGGGCAGGGCGTGTTCTTCGGCCTCGGCGGTTACTGCATGGCGATGTTCCTCAAGCTGGAAGCCTCCAGCGTCGAGAACACCAAGATCCAGTCCACGCCCGGCATTCCGGATTTCATGGACTGGAATCAGATCACCTCGCTGCCTCTGTTCTGGCAGCCGTTCCACAGCCTCACCTTTACCATCGCCGCAATCATCCTGGTGCCCGGCCTGTTCGCCCTGATCATCGGCACGGCGATGTTCAAGCGCCGCGTCGGCGGCACCTATTTCGCGATCATCACCCAAGCCGTCGCCGCGATCCTGACCATCCTGATCGTGGGACAGCAGGGCTATACCGGCGGCATCAACGGCATGACCGACCTGCGCACCCTCAAGGGGTGGGACATCCGGCCGGACCACGCCAAGATCATCCTGTATTTCGTCGAGGTGGTGTTGCTGTTCGCCTGCATCGGCATCGCGCAGTTCATCCGCCTGACCAAGCTCGGCCGCATCCTGGTGGCGATGCGCGAACAGGAAGACCGCGTCCGCTTCTCCGGCTACAGCGTCGCCAACTTCAAGATTTTCGCCTTCTGCGCCGCCGCCATGTTTGCCGCGATCGGGGGCGCCATGTTTGCGCTCAATGTCGGTTTCATGTCGCCGTCCTTTGTCGGCATCGTGCCGTCGATCGAAATGGTGATCTACACCGCGGTCGGCGGACGAATGTCGATCTTCGGCGCGGTGTGGGGCTCGCTGCTGGTCAATTTTGCCAAGACCGGCCTCTCAGAATCCTTCCCGCAGCTCTGGCTGTTCGGCCTCGGCGCGCTGTTCATCGCGGTCGTGCTGGCCTTCCCGAACGGCCTGTCGGGAATTTGGGCCGATTACGTTCAGCCGCGCATCGACCGGCTGCTGGCATCGCGCAAATCGAAGCCGGACAGCCCGTGGGCCGACAATTCTGTCGCCGACGGCGCGCCGGCGGAGTGA